In the genome of Spea bombifrons isolate aSpeBom1 chromosome 11, aSpeBom1.2.pri, whole genome shotgun sequence, one region contains:
- the P3H3 gene encoding prolyl 3-hydroxylase 3: MRGPLLLLFGGLFALSGIRTSPLPPPDLLLWNGISLFSREDWLGARGQLWGALRSLSELQGVKVRCGEECGLRGSWGPHLEDAVLKRADCLLGCERLRLGEPSLYRLTQETEKVFSRGQLYNYLQVVHYKLEELDEAAAAAFTFYVRNPFHEQIQDDLQRYRKMKNVGEQSFRDLEQSQCQALFSQAVSLLSDGKLRAAALRLEDSLTACLSELDSCRSLCEGTRELENEVHRDLSEVIAEYYVSVLQCRQMCVLRSSSTPGLKPSKEDAVLSCLSLLMDTYTKLEDWDSAAEIAHSLLLFNPQNETTRERLRGCEERLGGKSVGKAREIIASYVHRTLSEKKLLYYAMENLNISFGDPDSWTPEEIIPESLRERVRKEREAEGQKGASLPYDDVTVTFTPHEMNGTARVTLDGVINEDECRMLVDLAQMAGGSGSGFRGRRSPHTPRERIQGLTVLRAIQMALAGSADLSHSRLLYRSSERARILAQSYFGTEKLHFSYTHLVCRSAIEGEQEGRSDLSHPVHADNCILDPEEKECWREPPAYVHRDVSGLLYLNDDFQGGDLFFTEPDAETVTAEVRPRCGRLVLFSSGGENAHGVRAVTRGTRCAVALWFTKSAEHAEQERSEAQDLLLGTANATQSKDGEETKTGRETASNGEEPERPSGRRQKKRESRKFTDEL; the protein is encoded by the exons ATGCGCGGACCCCTGTTGCTCCTCTTTGGGGGGCTTTTTGCCCTGTCAGGGATCcggacgagccccctgccgccCCCCGACCTCCTGCTCTGGAATGGGATCTCTCTGTTTTCTCGGGAGGACTGGCTGGGGGCCCGGGGGCAGCTCTGGGGGGCCCTGCGGAGCCTGTCCGAGTTGCAGGGGGTGAAGGTGCGCTGCGGGGAGGAGTGCGGGCTCCGGGGCTCCTGGGGGCCCCACCTGGAGGACGCGGTACTAAAGCGAGCGGACTGCCTGCTGGGCTGCGAGAGGCTGCGGCTGGGAGAACCATCCCTGTATCGACTGACCCAGGAAACAGAGAAAGTGTTCAGCAGGGGACAGCTCTACAACTACCTGCAGGTGGTGCACTACAAG CTGGAGGAACTGGATgaagccgccgccgccgcgttCACCTTCTACGTCCGGAACCCCTTCCACGAACAGATCCAGGACGACCTTCAGCGCTACCGCAAGATGAAGAACGTCGGTGAGCAGAGCTTCCGAGACCTGGAACAGTCCCAGTGCCAG GCGCTGTTCTCTCAGGCTGTCTCGCTCTTGTCTGACGGTAAGCTCCGAGCTGCGGCCCTTCGGTTAGAGGACTCCCTGACAGCTTGCCTCTCGGAGTTAGACAGTTGCCGCAGTCTCTGCGAGGGAACGAGAGAACTTGAAAACGAGGTGCACAGGGATTTATCGGAGGTGATTGCAG AGTATTACGTCAGCGTCTTGCAGTGCAGGCAGATGTGCGTTTTACGGAGTTCCTCGACCCCCGGACTCAAACCCTCAAAAGAAGACGCTGTCTTATCCTGCCTGTCCTTACTGATGGACACTTACACCAAGC TTGAGGACTGGGACTCGGCTGCAGAAATCGCTCACTCACTGCTGCTCTTCAATCCTCAAAATGAGACCACGAGAGAGAGACTGCGTGGGTGCGAAGAACGACTTGGCGGCAAGAGCGTGGGCAAAGCACGAGAG ATCATCGCGTCATACGTGCATCGCACGCTCTCGGAGAAGAAATTGCTCTATTACGCCATGGAGAATTTGAACATCTCGTTCGGGGATCCG GATTCCTGGACGCCGGAAGAAATAATCCCAGAGAGCCTGCGAGAGAGAGTGCG GAAGGAAAGAGAGGCAGAGGGGCAGAAAGGGG CGAGCCTGCCTTATGACGACGTGACGGTGACATTCACCCCCCATGAAATGAACGGGACGGCGCGAGTGACCCTGGACGGAGTGATAAACGAGGATGAGTGCAGGATGCTTGTTGACCTGGCCCAG ATGGCTGGGGGTTCTGGGAGTGGATTCCGAGGCCGACGATCGCCTCATACTCCCCGGGAGAGGATCCAGGGTCTGACTGTGTTGCGAGCGATACAG ATGGCTTTAGCGGGAAGCGCTGACCTCTCGCACTCTCGGCTGCTCTATCGCTCTAGTGAGCGCGCTCGGATTCTGGCGCAGTCTTACTTTGGCACAGAGAAGCTTCACTTCTCCTACACCCACCTCGTGTGCCGATCGGCTATAGAAG GTGAGCAGGAGGGCCGCTCTGATCTCAGTCACCCCGTCCACGCCGATAACTGCATTCTGGACCCGGAGGAGAAGGAGTGTTGGAGGGAGCCTCCGGCGTATGTACACAGAGATGTCAG TGGCCTCCTCTACCTGAACGATGACTTCCAAGGTGGGGACCTCTTCTTCACGGAACCCGACGCAGAGACGGTCACG GCAGAAGTCCGTCCCCGCTGTGGCCGCTTGGTCCTGTTCAGCTCGGGGGGAGAGAACGCTCATGGCGTGCGCGCAGTGACGCGGGGAACGCGATGTGCCGTGGCGCTGTGGTTCACCAAGTCCGCAGAACACGCCGAGCAG GAGCGCTCTGAAGCACAGGATCTCCTCCTGGGAACGGCCAATGCTACCCAAAGTAAAGACGGCGAGGAGACCAAGACTGGGAGAGAGACAGCTTCCAACGGTGAAGAGCCGGAGAGACCGTCGGGGAGGAGACAGAAGAAACGAGAGAGCAGGAAATTCACAGATGAACTTTAG